A part of Caviibacter abscessus genomic DNA contains:
- a CDS encoding ribonuclease J: MEITKDPIFSFESSKETEKEQQNVEVDKIKKTVRKKKEKKSEEIVTDKTYIIPLGGLEEVGKNMTLFQYRDEIVIIDAGLSFPSDEHLGIDLIIPNISYLESNVDKVKALLITHGHEDHIGAVPFLYQKLGNQIDAYGTKLTMAIVESKFERKDIKKPKFNVVPTRKVLKISKYFTAEFISITHSIADACAICLKTPTATILHTGDYKIDLSPVKGDGFDFARISQLGEEGVDMLLADSTNSLVPGYTPSERTVGKNIDEEVSKAKGRVILAAFASHVHRIQQIINVAVKYKRKIAIDGRSMLKIFDICQNLGYLDMPKDLMIDIEKAETMREDEVLVICTGTQGEPLAALSRIANGTHKYITLRESDTVIISSTPIPGNEKATSKNVNQLLKRQADVVFERSVGVHVSGHASQDEEKLMLNLVKPKYFMPVHGEYAMLKKHKEMAVLTGVPEENVILAENGFKIELTKNSCKVVGKVPAGLTLIDGSRISDVGNTVLRDRQSLADDGIFVVTIPYYKSGKFGEQLEIVTRGFVYIKDAEGLLTETKEIIKLELKNIESQNIQDISKIKQILKYKISDYLYKKTDRSPMILPVIIEV; the protein is encoded by the coding sequence ATGGAAATAACCAAAGATCCTATTTTTAGTTTTGAAAGTTCAAAAGAGACCGAAAAAGAACAGCAAAATGTTGAAGTGGATAAAATTAAAAAAACTGTCAGAAAAAAGAAAGAAAAGAAGTCAGAAGAAATTGTTACGGATAAAACCTATATAATACCACTTGGTGGACTTGAAGAAGTTGGTAAAAATATGACTTTATTTCAATATAGAGATGAAATCGTAATAATAGATGCAGGACTTTCATTTCCTTCAGATGAGCATTTAGGAATAGATTTGATAATACCAAATATTTCTTACCTTGAATCAAATGTAGATAAAGTAAAAGCACTTTTAATAACTCATGGTCATGAAGATCATATTGGTGCAGTACCATTTTTATACCAAAAGCTTGGAAATCAAATAGATGCTTATGGTACAAAACTTACAATGGCTATTGTGGAATCAAAATTTGAAAGAAAAGATATTAAAAAACCTAAATTTAATGTTGTACCAACAAGAAAGGTACTAAAAATATCTAAGTATTTTACAGCTGAGTTTATAAGTATAACACATAGTATAGCTGATGCTTGCGCAATATGTCTTAAAACGCCTACAGCAACTATACTTCATACAGGAGATTATAAAATTGATTTATCACCTGTAAAAGGAGATGGATTTGACTTTGCAAGAATATCACAACTTGGAGAAGAAGGTGTAGATATGTTGCTTGCTGACAGTACAAATTCATTAGTTCCTGGGTATACACCATCTGAGAGAACAGTTGGAAAAAATATAGATGAAGAGGTATCAAAAGCTAAAGGACGTGTAATACTTGCTGCATTTGCTTCACATGTTCATAGAATACAACAAATAATAAATGTTGCGGTAAAATATAAAAGAAAAATTGCAATAGATGGAAGAAGTATGTTAAAAATCTTTGATATATGCCAAAATTTAGGATATTTAGATATGCCCAAAGATTTAATGATAGACATTGAAAAAGCGGAAACTATGAGAGAAGATGAAGTTTTAGTAATATGTACAGGAACACAGGGAGAACCACTTGCAGCTTTATCAAGAATAGCAAATGGAACACATAAATATATTACATTAAGAGAATCTGATACTGTTATAATTTCATCAACACCAATTCCAGGAAATGAGAAAGCAACAAGTAAAAATGTAAATCAACTTCTAAAAAGACAAGCAGATGTTGTATTTGAAAGATCAGTAGGAGTTCATGTTTCAGGACATGCAAGTCAAGATGAAGAAAAATTAATGCTAAATTTAGTAAAACCAAAATATTTTATGCCGGTACACGGTGAATACGCGATGCTTAAAAAACATAAGGAAATGGCTGTGTTAACAGGTGTTCCTGAAGAAAACGTAATACTTGCTGAAAATGGATTTAAAATAGAACTTACTAAAAATTCTTGTAAAGTAGTTGGAAAAGTTCCGGCAGGTTTAACTTTAATAGATGGTTCAAGAATTTCAGATGTGGGTAATACAGTATTAAGAGATAGACAAAGTTTAGCTGATGATGGGATTTTTGTTGTAACTATACCGTATTATAAGTCAGGAAAATTTGGAGAACAACTTGAAATAGTTACAAGAGGATTTGTTTATATAAAAGATGCAGAAGGATTACTTACAGAGACAAAAGAAATTATAAAATTAGAATTAAAAAATATTGAAAGTCAAAATATACAAGATATTTCTAAAATAAAGCAAATATTGAAGTATAAGATATCTGATTATCTTTATAAAAAGACAGACAGATCGCCAATGATTTTACCAGTTATAATTGAAGTTTAA
- a CDS encoding nucleoside 2-deoxyribosyltransferase, translated as MKVYLAGSLFNEAEVAQRLKEGQILRQEIPDIDLFNPIEQPFNENKQSLPSPESIYEGDANAVFNSDVCIFDLTNEDAGVMVELGFAIAWNKKIIGINSDIRLRSANKYEIPTYGMNHFVLGAVLKYGVLVYSFKEAVEELKKINS; from the coding sequence ATGAAAGTATATTTAGCAGGTTCGTTATTTAATGAAGCAGAAGTTGCACAAAGATTAAAAGAAGGACAAATTTTAAGACAGGAAATACCAGATATTGACTTATTCAATCCAATAGAGCAACCTTTTAATGAAAATAAGCAAAGTTTACCAAGTCCTGAAAGTATATATGAAGGCGATGCAAATGCAGTTTTTAATTCAGATGTATGTATATTTGATTTAACAAATGAAGATGCTGGAGTAATGGTTGAATTAGGATTTGCTATTGCATGGAATAAAAAAATTATTGGTATAAATTCTGATATTAGATTAAGATCTGCTAATAAATATGAAATACCTACTTATGGTATGAATCACTTTGTTTTAGGAGCAGTTTTAAAATACGGTGTTTTAGTCTATTCATTTAAAGAAGCTGTTGAAGAACTAAAAAAAATAAATTCTTGA
- the rpsO gene encoding 30S ribosomal protein S15, translating to MKEIKQIIAEFGKDEKDTGSSEVQIAILTEKINHLTAHLKVHPKDVHSRVGLLKMVGKRRRMLNYIKNKKLEEYRNLIEKLGIRK from the coding sequence ATGAAAGAAATTAAACAAATTATCGCAGAATTTGGTAAAGATGAAAAAGATACAGGATCTTCAGAAGTACAAATCGCAATTTTAACGGAAAAGATTAATCATTTAACAGCACATTTAAAAGTGCATCCTAAAGATGTTCACTCAAGAGTAGGGCTTTTAAAAATGGTTGGAAAAAGAAGAAGAATGTTAAACTATATTAAGAATAAAAAACTTGAAGAATATAGAAATCTTATTGAAAAATTAGGAATAAGAAAATAA
- a CDS encoding MATE family efflux transporter: MRKKADILTGNIGINLFKLSLPVILTSLVSILYNLTDIKFISKYLGDYAVSSAAAATFFIILSFALLVIPKNGAQLLVAQSIGAKLNKKARAYARVSIIITTLFSILCMLIALIFSNSLIKLVGVSNPEYLDNAVLFLKISAIGFPFLFLSGTISSIISADGDTFGPFVFNSFGVILNIFLDFLLLDTFKMGIGGAAIATVVSQISSFICLVIYLKNPKSKFKNMKLFKIDDYTMYIKVIKIGMPSGISQVLFTLISIVIANMIASFDESVLGVQRLGVQFESFSWNIAGGVSSAVATYIAQNYGAKQYDRIKNVYSVSIKSISIFAIFISFVFIVFARTLYSRFFTDEKLINYGVAYLKIIGLTQIFQCVEIITNGAFNGIGKINQPTIIGVIGTGLRIPFIYIFAPIFGINTIWWVISISMLLKGIVSYVWFKIIWIKFLKEKEGII; the protein is encoded by the coding sequence ATGAGAAAAAAAGCAGATATACTTACAGGAAATATTGGTATAAATTTATTTAAGCTTTCTTTACCTGTAATTTTAACATCATTGGTATCTATATTATACAATCTTACTGATATTAAATTTATAAGCAAATATTTAGGTGATTATGCAGTTTCATCAGCAGCGGCTGCTACTTTTTTCATTATTTTGTCATTTGCTTTACTTGTAATACCTAAAAATGGTGCTCAATTACTTGTTGCACAATCGATAGGAGCTAAATTAAATAAAAAAGCAAGGGCATATGCAAGAGTATCAATAATAATTACAACTTTATTTTCAATACTTTGTATGTTGATAGCTCTTATATTTTCAAACTCTCTTATAAAATTAGTAGGAGTTTCAAATCCAGAATATCTTGATAATGCAGTATTATTTTTAAAAATTTCAGCGATTGGTTTTCCTTTTTTATTTTTATCAGGTACTATTTCATCAATAATAAGTGCTGATGGAGATACATTTGGTCCATTTGTATTTAATTCTTTTGGAGTAATACTTAATATATTTTTGGATTTCTTATTACTTGATACATTTAAAATGGGAATTGGTGGTGCAGCTATTGCAACAGTGGTATCACAAATAAGTTCATTTATATGTTTGGTAATATATCTTAAAAATCCAAAATCAAAATTTAAAAATATGAAATTATTTAAAATAGATGATTACACTATGTACATAAAGGTAATAAAAATAGGGATGCCTTCAGGAATAAGCCAAGTTTTATTTACTTTAATTTCTATTGTAATTGCTAATATGATCGCTTCATTTGATGAAAGTGTATTAGGGGTTCAAAGACTTGGAGTTCAATTTGAATCTTTTTCGTGGAATATAGCCGGAGGGGTTTCAAGTGCGGTTGCGACATATATAGCTCAAAATTATGGTGCAAAACAATATGATAGAATAAAAAATGTATATTCGGTTTCAATTAAAAGTATAAGTATATTTGCAATATTTATATCTTTTGTATTCATTGTTTTTGCAAGAACTCTTTATAGTAGATTTTTTACAGATGAAAAATTAATTAATTATGGAGTGGCATATCTTAAAATAATAGGGCTTACTCAAATATTTCAATGTGTTGAAATTATAACAAATGGAGCATTTAATGGAATAGGTAAAATAAATCAACCTACAATAATAGGAGTTATAGGTACAGGTCTTAGAATACCATTTATATATATTTTTGCACCAATATTTGGAATAAATACAATATGGTGGGTAATAAGCATAAGTATGTTATTAAAAGGTATTGTAAGTTATGTTTGGTTTAAAATTATATGGATAAAATTTCTAAAGGAAAAGGAAGGAATAATATGA
- the rpiB gene encoding ribose 5-phosphate isomerase B: MKIAIGNDHAGPALKKELVSFLESEGHQVINFGTDSYDSVDYPDFAKTVSNAILKSEADLGILICGTGIGISMAANKISGIRAAIVTNELCARLARQHNNANIIALGARVIGPDLAKSCVKEFLNAEFEGGRHARRVEKLEGCGCE; the protein is encoded by the coding sequence ATGAAAATAGCAATAGGGAATGACCACGCAGGTCCAGCTCTAAAAAAAGAATTAGTTTCATTTCTTGAAAGTGAAGGACACCAAGTTATAAACTTTGGAACGGACAGCTATGATTCAGTTGACTATCCTGATTTTGCAAAAACTGTATCAAATGCAATTTTAAAATCAGAAGCGGATTTAGGTATTTTAATATGTGGTACAGGGATAGGAATATCCATGGCTGCAAATAAAATATCAGGTATACGTGCAGCAATTGTAACAAATGAACTTTGTGCAAGACTTGCAAGGCAACATAACAATGCTAATATAATTGCATTAGGAGCAAGAGTGATAGGTCCTGATCTTGCCAAATCTTGTGTCAAAGAATTTTTAAATGCAGAATTTGAAGGTGGAAGACACGCAAGAAGAGTTGAAAAGTTAGAGGGATGTGGTTGTGAGTGA
- a CDS encoding histidine triad nucleotide-binding protein, which translates to MSTIFKKIIDKEIPAKIVYEDNEVIAFHDAFPIAPVHILILPKKEIVNLNSATEEDLNLLGKIQIVISKLAKEFGIDKTGYRVVTNIGEDGGQTVFHMHYHLIGGRKLGTDM; encoded by the coding sequence GTGAGCACAATTTTTAAAAAGATAATTGATAAGGAAATTCCTGCTAAAATCGTTTATGAAGATAATGAAGTTATAGCATTTCATGATGCTTTTCCGATAGCACCGGTACATATACTAATATTACCTAAAAAAGAAATAGTTAATTTAAATAGTGCCACAGAGGAAGACTTAAATCTTTTAGGTAAAATACAGATTGTAATTTCTAAACTTGCAAAAGAATTTGGTATAGATAAGACAGGTTATAGGGTTGTAACAAACATAGGTGAAGATGGAGGACAAACAGTTTTTCATATGCACTATCATTTAATAGGTGGTAGAAAACTTGGAACAGATATGTAA
- a CDS encoding TrmH family RNA methyltransferase has protein sequence MEQICNVEYIESKENKNYKLLKKLSKKKYRDENNIFIAEGEKFLEDNKNFTKIIISSDKFEYFNDKYDLSKYDKITVLKTSLFNELSTQENSQGIIFIYSKNACSLSEISSDVIILDDVQDPGNVGTIIRTMVALEYKNLILTKGSVDVYTPKAVRASMGGIFNINVIYSKYDEIIKFLKNNNYRVFATALDNRSIDYRDIKLNDNKNAYIFGHEGGGISKTLLDISDYKTIIPISSNINSLNVSVASAVFLYKVREIEKKI, from the coding sequence TTGGAACAGATATGTAATGTTGAATATATAGAAAGTAAAGAAAATAAGAATTATAAGCTGTTAAAAAAACTTAGTAAGAAAAAATATAGAGATGAAAATAATATTTTTATTGCAGAAGGTGAAAAATTTTTAGAGGATAATAAAAATTTTACCAAAATAATAATTTCAAGTGATAAATTTGAATATTTTAATGATAAGTATGATTTATCAAAGTATGATAAAATAACAGTTTTAAAAACATCGCTTTTTAATGAGTTATCAACACAAGAAAACAGTCAAGGAATAATATTTATTTATTCAAAAAATGCTTGTAGTTTAAGTGAAATATCGTCAGATGTAATAATTTTAGATGATGTTCAAGACCCTGGTAATGTAGGAACTATAATTAGAACAATGGTTGCGTTAGAATATAAAAATTTAATACTTACAAAAGGTTCTGTTGATGTATACACGCCAAAAGCGGTTAGAGCATCTATGGGAGGAATTTTTAATATTAATGTAATTTATTCAAAATATGATGAAATAATTAAATTTTTAAAAAATAATAATTATAGAGTATTTGCAACAGCGTTAGATAATAGGTCGATTGACTATAGGGATATAAAATTAAATGATAACAAAAATGCCTATATATTTGGACATGAAGGTGGAGGTATTTCAAAGACTTTATTAGATATTTCTGATTATAAAACAATAATACCTATATCAAGTAATATAAACTCACTTAATGTATCAGTTGCCAGTGCTGTTTTTCTTTATAAGGTAAGGGAAATTGAAAAGAAAATATAG
- the tsaD gene encoding tRNA (adenosine(37)-N6)-threonylcarbamoyltransferase complex transferase subunit TsaD, which produces MKILGIESSCDETSIAIVEDGKKVYSNIIATQIDIHKKYGGVVPEIASRHHIQNISYVLYECLKEANMTMEDIDYIAVTNKPGLIGSLLVGLIFAKGLAVKFNKPLIPVNHINGHIYSLFLENDNVKLPAITIVASGGHTSIYNMDENHNLTLLGETLDDAIGEAYDKVARVIGLQYPGGPAIEKCSKEGKLDINIPLPNIKDYDLSFSGIKTYVTNYVNKKQMKNESYNISDIAKSFQCTAVEHLKRKAIKAILDTNAKTIAIAGGVSANTYLREALYNSNELKDVDIIFPKKMEYCTDNGAMIAACAYYMLKYRKDLEISINVDATSTKEFHRN; this is translated from the coding sequence ATGAAAATTTTAGGAATTGAGAGTTCCTGTGATGAAACTTCTATTGCGATAGTTGAAGATGGCAAAAAAGTATATAGTAATATTATTGCTACACAAATAGATATACATAAAAAATATGGTGGAGTAGTGCCTGAAATAGCATCAAGACACCACATACAAAATATAAGTTATGTACTTTATGAATGTTTAAAAGAAGCAAATATGACTATGGAAGATATTGATTATATAGCTGTAACTAATAAACCTGGATTAATAGGTTCATTATTGGTAGGTTTAATATTTGCAAAAGGATTAGCTGTTAAATTTAATAAACCTTTAATACCAGTTAATCACATTAATGGACATATTTATTCATTATTTCTTGAAAATGATAATGTAAAATTACCTGCAATAACAATAGTTGCTTCCGGTGGTCATACAAGTATATATAATATGGATGAAAATCATAACTTAACATTGTTAGGTGAAACTCTAGATGATGCAATTGGAGAAGCTTATGATAAAGTTGCAAGAGTTATAGGTTTACAGTATCCTGGAGGACCTGCAATTGAGAAATGCTCAAAAGAAGGTAAGTTAGATATTAATATACCGTTACCAAATATTAAAGATTATGATTTAAGTTTCAGTGGAATAAAAACATACGTTACAAATTATGTAAATAAAAAACAAATGAAAAATGAAAGTTATAATATAAGTGATATAGCAAAATCATTTCAGTGTACGGCAGTTGAGCATTTAAAAAGAAAAGCGATTAAAGCAATTTTAGATACAAATGCAAAAACAATAGCAATAGCTGGAGGAGTTTCAGCTAACACTTATTTAAGGGAAGCACTTTATAATTCAAATGAACTAAAAGATGTAGATATTATTTTCCCTAAAAAAATGGAATATTGTACTGATAATGGTGCAATGATAGCGGCTTGTGCTTATTATATGTTAAAATATAGAAAAGATTTAGAAATATCTATTAACGTTGATGCTACATCAACTAAAGAATTTCATAGAAACTAA
- a CDS encoding DUF4912 domain-containing protein has product MLEQTYNFLRKYRNYVNKKLIPSRKRMKRPGYLERVNMTKKAANEITEFIAEKYSVGTDKYFDKAPLPNVYYTDEIVLIPKNTTTIFTYWEVREDTFKALKEKYNVEDQVTLKVYKEKRLFMTIKIPSRVGSKYINNVKADGIYEVSLGFTNNKGEFFEVAHSNTAISPRGRITNNTSVTWGRGLKYKKKIYLKTYSKYDLPDELEFRDEILDDEIKSISSDKKIMYNGSSNLRFGSSDLIRK; this is encoded by the coding sequence ATGTTAGAACAAACATATAATTTTTTAAGAAAATACAGAAATTATGTAAACAAAAAATTAATACCTTCAAGAAAAAGAATGAAAAGACCAGGCTATTTAGAAAGAGTAAATATGACTAAAAAAGCAGCAAATGAAATAACAGAATTTATTGCTGAAAAGTATAGCGTTGGAACAGACAAGTATTTTGACAAAGCACCACTACCTAATGTCTATTATACAGATGAGATTGTACTTATTCCTAAAAATACAACGACAATTTTTACATATTGGGAAGTAAGAGAAGATACGTTTAAAGCATTAAAAGAAAAGTATAATGTTGAAGATCAAGTAACGCTTAAAGTATATAAAGAAAAAAGATTGTTTATGACTATTAAAATACCTAGTAGAGTAGGTTCTAAATATATAAATAATGTTAAAGCTGATGGTATTTACGAAGTATCTTTAGGATTTACAAACAATAAAGGTGAATTTTTTGAAGTAGCACATTCAAATACTGCTATTTCTCCAAGAGGAAGAATAACAAATAATACAAGCGTAACTTGGGGAAGAGGATTAAAATATAAAAAGAAAATTTATCTTAAAACATATTCTAAATATGATTTGCCTGATGAACTTGAATTTAGAGATGAAATACTTGATGATGAAATTAAATCAATTAGTTCAGATAAAAAGATTATGTACAATGGTTCATCAAATTTAAGATTTGGCTCATCTGACTTAATTAGAAAATAG
- a CDS encoding LysR family transcriptional regulator — MDLHQLKSFYETCKAQSFTRASEKLFISQSAISVQIKRLEESLNTKLIERTSKTFKLTFAGKELFKMASEIFDNISRMENNIKKIVDNNQIKIFVGATHNIGEPVLPQIIKDYRDINPKVEFDIFVKNNNSLFTNLKEGNLDIIFTEDMAIGDKEVKVIDTDYYPFVIIAPNSVKKYKDLANIYYLKRDNANINNYIEQFEEIVGFSNDKVMSVNGSIETIKHFVNLGIGYAVVPYYCIYHNVFNKEFKIIHRFDKKENKFQMMYLKETVQNDLIKDFIDFVKKYDIDKPLKEIKNKL, encoded by the coding sequence ATGGATTTACATCAATTAAAATCATTTTATGAAACCTGTAAAGCACAGAGTTTTACAAGAGCTAGTGAAAAGCTTTTTATCAGTCAATCTGCGATCTCTGTGCAAATCAAAAGACTTGAAGAAAGTTTAAATACCAAGTTAATTGAAAGAACGTCAAAAACTTTTAAATTAACATTTGCGGGTAAAGAACTTTTTAAAATGGCTAGTGAAATATTCGATAACATATCAAGAATGGAAAATAATATAAAAAAAATAGTAGATAATAATCAAATTAAAATATTTGTAGGAGCAACACATAATATAGGAGAGCCGGTATTACCACAAATAATAAAAGATTATAGGGATATTAATCCTAAAGTTGAATTTGATATTTTTGTAAAAAATAATAATTCTTTATTTACTAATTTAAAAGAAGGAAATCTTGATATTATATTCACAGAAGATATGGCAATAGGAGATAAAGAAGTTAAAGTTATAGACACAGATTATTATCCTTTTGTAATAATAGCTCCAAATAGTGTAAAAAAATACAAAGATCTTGCGAATATTTATTATTTAAAACGTGATAATGCAAATATTAATAATTACATAGAACAATTTGAAGAAATTGTAGGTTTTAGTAATGATAAGGTTATGAGTGTAAATGGCAGTATTGAAACAATTAAACATTTTGTTAATTTAGGAATAGGGTATGCTGTAGTACCGTATTATTGTATATATCATAATGTATTTAATAAAGAGTTTAAAATAATACATAGGTTTGATAAGAAAGAAAATAAGTTTCAAATGATGTATTTAAAAGAAACCGTGCAAAATGATTTGATAAAAGATTTTATTGATTTTGTTAAAAAATATGACATAGATAAACCGCTAAAGGAAATAAAAAATAAGTTATAA
- the rpmB gene encoding 50S ribosomal protein L28: MQICEVFGKKTGHGNSVSHSHRATKRIWKPNLQVMTITVNDKDVRVRVCTKAMKTLKGKNPDQVKKILMENKNNLSARLAKVLFSEAE, from the coding sequence ATGCAAATTTGTGAAGTATTTGGTAAAAAGACAGGACACGGAAATTCAGTAAGTCATTCACATAGAGCAACTAAAAGAATTTGGAAACCAAATTTACAAGTTATGACAATAACAGTAAATGATAAAGATGTTAGAGTTAGAGTTTGTACAAAAGCTATGAAAACTTTAAAAGGAAAAAATCCGGATCAAGTTAAGAAAATATTAATGGAAAATAAGAATAACTTAAGTGCTAGATTAGCAAAAGTTTTATTTTCAGAAGCAGAGTAA
- a CDS encoding tetratricopeptide repeat protein — translation MLKTLIFREFRYNGDIEDCIKKLEKNIENDANDIDSLKQLANIYHAYKQNSKAIEIYEKLSEDMPNDHEIMAFLGYLYYENDNLELSKACLRRALELSSKEPFVLFLLGNISSRRGMIIDAINYYDRAIFLDFDIITAHVDFGRKYEHMGRHEKAYKEYLAAYKLDPQAEDIKEKLEYIKTKF, via the coding sequence ATGCTAAAGACACTAATATTTAGAGAGTTTAGATATAACGGTGATATAGAAGATTGCATTAAAAAATTAGAAAAAAATATAGAAAATGATGCAAATGATATAGATTCGCTAAAACAGTTAGCAAATATTTATCATGCATATAAACAAAATAGTAAAGCAATTGAAATATATGAAAAATTATCGGAAGATATGCCGAATGATCACGAAATAATGGCGTTTTTAGGATATTTATATTATGAAAATGATAATTTAGAATTATCAAAAGCTTGTCTTAGAAGAGCATTGGAATTAAGCAGTAAAGAACCATTTGTATTATTTCTATTAGGGAATATAAGCTCAAGACGAGGTATGATAATAGATGCAATAAATTATTATGATAGAGCGATATTTTTAGATTTTGATATAATAACGGCTCATGTTGATTTTGGAAGAAAGTATGAACACATGGGAAGACACGAAAAAGCATATAAAGAATATCTTGCAGCATATAAATTAGACCCGCAGGCAGAAGATATTAAAGAAAAATTAGAATACATAAAAACGAAATTTTAG